The following proteins are co-located in the Rippkaea orientalis PCC 8801 genome:
- a CDS encoding sodium-dependent bicarbonate transport family permease: MDFLSLFVKDFIIQLQSPTLAFLIGGMVIAALGSELVIPESICTIIVFMLLTKIGLTGGIAIRNSNLTEMVLPMICAVIVGIVVVFIARYTLAKLPKVNVVDAIATGGLFGAVSGSTMAAGLTVLEEQKIPYEAWAGALYPFMDIPALVTAIVVANIYLNKKKRKATVMQESLSKQPVAAGDYPSSRQEYVSQQQPEDNRVKIWPIIEESLRGPALSAMLLGLALGILTQPESVYKGFYDPPFRGLLSILMLVMGMEAWSRIGELRKVAQWYVVYSVAAPFIHGLLAFGLGMIAHYTMGFSMGGVVILAVIASSSSDISGPPTLRAGIPSANPSAYIGASTAIGTPVAIGLCIPFFVGLAQAIGGF, from the coding sequence GTGGATTTTTTGTCCCTTTTCGTAAAGGACTTCATTATTCAGTTGCAGTCCCCAACACTCGCCTTTTTGATTGGTGGGATGGTCATTGCCGCTCTCGGAAGCGAATTGGTAATCCCAGAGTCGATTTGTACGATCATTGTCTTCATGCTACTCACCAAAATCGGTCTGACCGGTGGAATTGCCATCCGTAATTCCAACCTGACGGAGATGGTGTTACCCATGATCTGTGCTGTAATAGTAGGGATTGTTGTTGTCTTCATCGCGCGCTATACCTTGGCCAAGCTGCCAAAGGTCAATGTCGTTGATGCGATCGCCACTGGAGGGTTATTTGGAGCTGTGAGTGGTTCTACCATGGCTGCAGGACTAACGGTACTCGAAGAACAAAAAATTCCCTACGAGGCATGGGCTGGCGCACTTTATCCCTTTATGGATATCCCGGCACTCGTAACTGCGATTGTTGTGGCCAACATTTATCTTAACAAGAAGAAGCGTAAAGCCACTGTCATGCAGGAGTCTCTGAGCAAGCAGCCCGTTGCAGCAGGGGATTATCCGAGCAGCCGACAGGAGTATGTCAGCCAACAACAGCCTGAAGATAATCGGGTCAAGATCTGGCCGATCATTGAGGAAAGCCTTCGGGGTCCTGCCTTATCGGCAATGTTGTTAGGCCTCGCTCTTGGCATACTCACCCAGCCGGAAAGTGTCTATAAAGGCTTCTACGATCCCCCCTTTCGCGGCTTGCTTTCGATCTTGATGCTGGTCATGGGGATGGAAGCTTGGTCAAGGATTGGCGAACTCCGCAAGGTAGCCCAATGGTACGTTGTGTATAGCGTGGCAGCACCGTTTATTCATGGGCTGCTTGCCTTCGGCCTCGGCATGATTGCCCACTACACTATGGGATTCAGCATGGGCGGCGTTGTGATCTTGGCTGTCATTGCCTCCTCTAGTTCAGACATCTCCGGCCCACCCACGTTGCGGGCTGGTATTCCGTCGGCTAATCCCTCCGCCTACATCGGCGCGTCCACAGCCATCGGTACGCCAGTGGCGATCGGCTTGTGTATACCGTTCTTCGTCGGACTCGCGCAGGCGATCGGCGGTTTCTAA
- a CDS encoding Uma2 family endonuclease, with protein MVSATPTSYYTSEEYLAQEETAEIRHEYIKGEIIPMTGGTPNHNAITLNVASYLKLGLRGQDYKVYLVDLRLWIPAVQVYTYPDIMVIKGQPILVDNRKDTIINPTVIIEVLSKSTNNYDQGDKFNYYCSIPTFQEYILVDQYRYHVKHYIKQDQQSWLLTNYYSATDTLKLTSFDLEIPLGEIYEDITFDSL; from the coding sequence ATGGTATCTGCTACTCCAACCAGTTATTATACATCGGAAGAGTATTTAGCCCAAGAAGAAACGGCTGAGATTAGGCATGAATATATTAAGGGAGAAATTATCCCTATGACAGGTGGTACTCCTAACCATAATGCCATTACCCTTAATGTTGCTAGTTACCTTAAATTGGGTTTGCGGGGACAAGATTATAAGGTTTATCTGGTAGATTTACGCTTATGGATTCCAGCCGTTCAAGTCTATACCTATCCTGATATTATGGTTATTAAGGGACAGCCTATTTTAGTGGATAATCGAAAGGACACTATTATTAATCCCACCGTAATTATTGAAGTTTTATCCAAAAGTACAAACAATTATGATCAAGGAGATAAGTTTAATTACTATTGCTCAATTCCAACATTTCAAGAATATATTTTAGTCGATCAATATCGTTATCATGTCAAACATTATATCAAGCAAGATCAACAATCTTGGTTGTTAACGAATTATTATTCTGCAACTGATACGTTGAAGTTGACTTCTTTTGACTTAGAGATACCTTTGGGTGAGATTTATGAAGATATCACTTTTGACTCCCTGTAA
- a CDS encoding ParA family protein: MGLVISTVNMKGGVGKTTLTVNLATCLAKYHGKRVLVLDLDAQISATLSLMSPHEFANTRKKRRTLSYLLDNIIQPNPYSKLDIHDIIQPYICNIEGLDLLPGDLELYDEYIVSETLHQQAAIVNNPNFETVWNHFERVLIKKIIESVSEYYDFVIMDCAPGYNLLTRSALAASDYYIIPARPEPLSIVGMQLLERRIAKLKESHQHTDPLNLNLLGIVFIASGGGLLSRYYNRVMRRVEQDFTPRQLFSTSIPMDVNVAKAVDTFMPVVAAMPSSTGSKALMKLTEEFLRKLP; this comes from the coding sequence ATGGGATTAGTTATTAGTACCGTTAATATGAAAGGGGGAGTGGGTAAAACCACCCTAACGGTTAATTTAGCGACTTGTTTAGCAAAATATCATGGAAAACGGGTACTGGTATTAGACTTAGATGCTCAAATTAGTGCCACCCTGAGTTTAATGTCTCCCCATGAATTTGCCAATACGCGCAAAAAACGGCGGACTTTGAGTTATTTACTTGATAATATTATTCAACCAAATCCCTACAGTAAACTGGATATTCATGATATTATTCAACCCTATATTTGTAATATTGAAGGGTTGGATTTATTACCAGGAGATTTAGAATTATATGATGAATATATTGTCTCAGAAACTCTTCACCAACAGGCAGCCATTGTTAATAATCCAAACTTTGAAACGGTCTGGAATCATTTTGAACGGGTGTTAATTAAAAAGATTATTGAATCTGTTAGCGAATACTATGATTTTGTCATTATGGATTGTGCTCCAGGGTATAATCTGTTAACTCGTAGTGCCCTAGCTGCGAGTGATTATTATATTATTCCAGCGCGTCCTGAACCTTTATCCATTGTGGGAATGCAATTGTTAGAAAGACGTATTGCTAAACTCAAAGAAAGTCATCAACATACTGACCCCTTAAATCTTAATTTATTAGGCATTGTTTTTATTGCTTCTGGTGGGGGTTTATTGAGTCGTTATTATAATCGTGTGATGCGACGGGTTGAACAGGATTTTACTCCCCGTCAATTGTTTAGTACTTCAATCCCGATGGATGTTAATGTGGCTAAAGCAGTGGATACGTTTATGCCAGTCGTTGCTGCGATGCCTAGTTCTACAGGCTCTAAAGCGTTGATGAAATTGACCGAGGAATTTTTAAGAAAGTTACCTTGA
- the tmk gene encoding dTMP kinase, whose protein sequence is MKPLFIVLEGIDKAGKSTQAELLKNYFIHQQESAIISSEPTDGPIGKLIREAMQSQIIAIKNKHNFDEQMAYLFAADRHYHLYNDVDGVYKLMKEEHSHVIATRYYFSSLAYNCNTQEEFDFVAGLNQRFPNPDIVFYIDINLEVAISRLSNASFREVYETEAKLKQVKHNYKSIFAKYTGRLLKLDGTETIESIHHKIVHYLDNTF, encoded by the coding sequence ATGAAACCTTTATTTATTGTATTAGAAGGAATTGACAAAGCTGGAAAATCAACCCAAGCAGAATTATTAAAAAACTACTTTATTCATCAACAAGAATCAGCCATTATTAGTTCTGAACCTACCGATGGACCCATTGGAAAATTAATCCGCGAAGCAATGCAAAGTCAAATTATTGCCATAAAAAATAAACACAATTTTGATGAACAAATGGCTTATTTATTTGCGGCAGACAGACATTATCATCTCTATAATGATGTCGATGGAGTCTATAAATTAATGAAGGAAGAACACAGTCATGTGATAGCTACCCGTTATTATTTTTCATCTTTAGCGTATAACTGTAATACACAAGAGGAATTTGACTTTGTTGCAGGGTTAAATCAAAGGTTTCCTAACCCTGATATTGTCTTTTATATTGATATTAATCTAGAAGTCGCTATCTCCAGACTGAGTAATGCTTCTTTTAGGGAAGTTTATGAAACCGAAGCAAAGTTAAAACAGGTTAAACACAATTATAAGTCTATTTTTGCAAAGTATACTGGAAGACTATTAAAATTAGACGGAACTGAAACAATAGAAAGCATTCATCACAAAATCGTTCATTATCTTGATAATACTTTTTAA
- a CDS encoding NifU family protein has protein sequence MSQASSISKKAQTLETLVQEISRYEAIIAGWDHNQQVVVERLKEAVEELHKEGLTRLIRSVKQESMDALRHAVDDEIVYGLLRYHQLIKPPTPTLEERIQQALETVRPGLKSHHGDVELVAIKFPDTVEVRLIGTCSNCPASTLTMKQGVEQAIKTYCPEITQVVSVNTSVTVNKDGHSQSPFASSQDVGWVALATLDEIPNGGILPLEFEGLKLLLTRKESQVIGYRNSCNHLAMPLDTGEVESGILTCFHHGFKYRLATGECLTSPGMFLEVYPVKLSGERVLVRVA, from the coding sequence ATGAGTCAAGCTAGTTCTATATCTAAAAAAGCACAAACGTTAGAAACTTTAGTTCAAGAAATTAGTCGGTATGAGGCAATAATAGCTGGATGGGATCATAATCAGCAAGTAGTTGTTGAGAGATTAAAGGAAGCGGTTGAGGAATTACATAAGGAGGGGTTAACTCGTTTAATTCGTAGTGTTAAACAAGAGTCTATGGATGCTTTACGTCATGCAGTTGACGATGAAATTGTTTATGGACTGTTGCGTTATCATCAATTAATTAAACCTCCGACTCCGACGTTAGAAGAACGCATACAACAAGCGTTAGAAACAGTTCGTCCAGGGTTAAAAAGTCATCACGGAGATGTGGAATTGGTTGCGATTAAATTTCCTGATACAGTAGAGGTTAGATTAATCGGAACTTGTAGTAATTGTCCTGCTTCTACCTTAACTATGAAACAAGGGGTAGAACAAGCGATTAAAACCTATTGTCCTGAAATTACTCAGGTGGTTTCGGTTAATACTTCTGTAACGGTTAATAAGGATGGACATTCTCAGAGTCCTTTCGCTTCTTCTCAAGATGTAGGTTGGGTAGCTTTAGCAACGCTTGATGAGATACCTAATGGGGGAATTTTACCGTTAGAATTTGAAGGGTTAAAGTTACTTTTAACGCGCAAAGAGAGTCAGGTTATCGGTTATCGTAACAGTTGTAATCATTTAGCAATGCCATTGGATACAGGAGAGGTAGAAAGTGGGATTTTAACTTGCTTCCATCACGGGTTTAAGTATCGTTTAGCAACGGGAGAATGTTTGACTTCTCCTGGAATGTTTTTGGAAGTTTATCCCGTTAAATTGAGTGGAGAAAGGGTCTTAGTCAGAGTTGCTTAG
- a CDS encoding DUF29 domain-containing protein: MKAVKTLYETDFNLWLEKTVELLKQKKLDQLDIENLIEEIEAIGRSEKKGLRSNLEQLLMHLLKWKHQPNKRTGSWECSILEHRNRMLEDLEEIPSFQPYFDEVLDQCYQNARKYAEAETCLSLDTFPEVCPFTKIEILNPDYMGEDNNTQKVFSNKA; this comes from the coding sequence ATGAAAGCCGTTAAAACTCTTTATGAAACTGACTTTAATCTCTGGTTAGAGAAAACGGTTGAGTTACTTAAACAAAAAAAGTTAGATCAATTAGATATTGAAAACTTAATTGAAGAAATTGAAGCAATAGGAAGAAGTGAAAAAAAAGGATTACGCAGTAATTTAGAACAATTATTAATGCACCTATTAAAATGGAAACATCAACCCAATAAAAGGACAGGAAGTTGGGAATGTTCTATCCTTGAACATCGTAATAGAATGTTAGAAGACTTAGAGGAGATTCCTAGTTTTCAACCCTACTTTGATGAAGTACTTGATCAATGTTATCAAAATGCTAGAAAATATGCTGAAGCAGAAACCTGTTTAAGTCTTGATACTTTCCCTGAAGTTTGTCCTTTTACTAAAATCGAAATTTTAAACCCTGACTATATGGGTGAAGATAACAATACCCAGAAAGTATTCTCCAACAAAGCTTAA
- a CDS encoding P-II family nitrogen regulator → MAKPAKKLVIITEKILLKKVAQIIEEAGATGYTVLETGGKGSRNVRSSGQPNVSDTQANIKFEVLTPDRDMAENIADQVGVKFFLNYAGMIYICDAEVLYGHSFCGPDGC, encoded by the coding sequence ATGGCCAAGCCAGCCAAAAAGCTCGTCATCATCACGGAAAAGATTCTGCTGAAAAAGGTCGCCCAGATCATTGAGGAAGCCGGGGCGACTGGTTATACTGTTTTGGAGACTGGGGGTAAAGGCAGTCGCAATGTGCGCTCGTCAGGACAACCCAACGTTTCCGACACTCAGGCGAATATAAAGTTCGAGGTACTCACCCCCGATCGCGATATGGCCGAGAATATTGCGGACCAGGTCGGAGTGAAGTTTTTCCTCAATTATGCAGGCATGATCTATATCTGTGACGCGGAGGTACTGTACGGACACAGTTTCTGTGGGCCAGACGGCTGTTGA
- a CDS encoding alr0857 family protein yields MLKLIYTENGFDLELLTQGVEEWLTNRVVLAVRSGTELLVQPSTAAFLLPSDLTHLDELVKASQTQVGEILAVNVCDRQWVEVVLQGTWLTSEPDGDEGLFVSKLSDRAELFLYQLWQEAGDREEVIDC; encoded by the coding sequence ATGTTGAAATTAATTTATACTGAAAATGGATTTGATCTCGAATTGCTAACCCAAGGGGTGGAAGAATGGTTAACCAATCGCGTTGTATTAGCAGTGCGATCTGGAACAGAATTATTAGTACAACCAAGTACCGCAGCTTTTTTACTGCCGTCTGATTTAACCCATTTGGACGAATTGGTGAAAGCCTCTCAAACCCAAGTCGGGGAAATTTTAGCGGTGAATGTTTGCGATCGCCAGTGGGTTGAGGTGGTTTTACAAGGGACTTGGTTAACCTCTGAACCTGATGGAGACGAGGGGTTGTTTGTCTCTAAATTGAGCGATCGCGCTGAATTATTCCTCTATCAATTATGGCAAGAAGCGGGCGATCGTGAAGAAGTCATTGATTGTTAA
- a CDS encoding DedA family protein, whose amino-acid sequence MSLELLSLDNIQEIAHQYGYWAVFGGIALENTGIPIPGETITIVGGVLAGSGDLNYWLVLGSAIAGAVIGDNVGYWLGRLGGWPFLVKFGVFFRIPLEKLEDAKDQFSKNAPRAVFFGRFVTLLRIFAGPMAGIAQMPYGQFLLCNFGGAAIWATIMVTLSYFCGRLIPLHQLIEWTTQFGILALILVIISLILPRWLESRKPSLNVLNLKK is encoded by the coding sequence ATGTCTTTAGAATTGCTCTCGTTAGATAATATTCAAGAAATTGCGCATCAATACGGCTATTGGGCTGTGTTTGGAGGAATTGCCCTAGAAAATACCGGAATCCCCATTCCTGGGGAAACCATTACCATTGTGGGGGGTGTTCTGGCCGGAAGTGGTGACTTGAACTATTGGCTAGTTTTAGGAAGTGCGATCGCAGGGGCAGTAATTGGCGATAATGTTGGCTATTGGCTTGGTCGCTTAGGGGGTTGGCCTTTTTTAGTCAAATTTGGGGTTTTTTTCAGGATTCCTTTAGAAAAACTCGAAGACGCTAAGGATCAATTTAGTAAAAACGCGCCTAGAGCCGTATTTTTTGGGCGTTTTGTGACCTTATTACGGATTTTCGCCGGACCCATGGCCGGAATTGCCCAGATGCCCTACGGTCAATTTTTGCTCTGTAATTTTGGTGGGGCTGCTATTTGGGCTACCATTATGGTGACGCTTTCCTATTTCTGTGGTCGGCTCATTCCCCTGCATCAACTTATTGAGTGGACGACTCAATTTGGGATTTTAGCTCTGATTTTAGTGATTATTTCCCTAATTCTGCCTCGGTGGTTGGAATCGCGTAAACCGAGTTTAAACGTTCTCAATCTAAAAAAATAA
- a CDS encoding DUF4346 domain-containing protein — MVAVFVGWVSLRQPNHRFKTTGTIRVKLRVNCIKKLLDIVLTLQVEHGMYLGTELQKAEIYLTKILGNYQQDQPIPF, encoded by the coding sequence TTGGTAGCCGTTTTTGTCGGTTGGGTTTCTTTGCGTCAACCCAACCATCGATTTAAAACAACAGGGACTATTCGGGTAAAACTGCGTGTAAACTGTATCAAGAAATTGCTTGACATTGTCCTAACTCTACAAGTTGAACACGGGATGTATTTAGGAACGGAATTACAAAAAGCAGAAATCTATTTAACTAAAATTTTAGGTAATTATCAACAAGATCAACCTATTCCTTTTTAA